Below is a window of Oceaniferula flava DNA.
TCATCGAAGTGGCTCCAAAATTCAGAGTGGGGGAGCGGGTTAAAAAAGGTCAGCTGTTAGTCCGTCTGGACGATACCGATTACCAATCCGCCCTAGCCACCCAGCAGGCGAATCTGGAGCTGCAGAAACGCACACTCGCCGAGGAAGAAATTCTCGCCAAACAAGCGTCCGAAGACTGGCTGGCATCCGGTCGCAAGCTGGCCAAGGCGTCATCCTTCGTGCTGCGCAAACCGCAACTGGCGACCGCGAAAGCGAACATTGCCTCCGCTGAAGCCGCGATCCAGAAAGCCCTGGCTGATATCGATCGCACCCAGCTCAGAGCTCCCTACGATGCCATGGTTACGGAACGGAATGCATCGCTGGGCAATCTCGCCACCTCGCAAAGTTCCCTCGGCACCCTGGTGGCCACCGAGCGCGCCGAAGTCCGACTGCCACTCACCGCTGAGCAGGCGGTGCGCGTGGACGTCCCCAGCGATGAGGACTTAGTGCTCACCACACCCACCCAACCGGGGGCTAGCTGGAAGGCCACATTGACTCGCACGGAACCCACTGTGGACCCTCAGAACCAGGTGACCTATGTCATCGCGGAAATCGAAAACCCGTATGCGGAGGACAAGGCTCCTTTGCCGGTAGGCACCTTCGTCAATGCCTCGATCCCGGCGCGGGTCATTGCGCAAACCTACCAAGTGCCCGAAGCCGCGGTGGTCAACGATGCCTTTGTCTGGATTCTCGACGCCGAGAACAAATTGGTCAAAGCCGCTGCCGAGCGTGTCTACAGCTATGAGTCCAGCGCGTATGTGAAGATCGATTCCCAAGATCTCGAATCGCCCCTGCAAATTGTCACCCGTCCGCTCAGCAACTTCAGTGCGGGGATGACCGTGAAGGCTGCAGGCGAAGCCAAGTAGGCGACCACTTTTTCCCATATTGCCATGTCGCCTTTAGAAAAACACAAGTTTATCACCTGGTTCGCAAGCAACCCGGTGGTGGCCAATATCATGATGTTCACCATCCTCGCTGCGGGGGTGTTCACTGCTCTCTCCGTGCGTAAGGAGGGCTTTCCCGCCTTTGCCGCTGAGACTGTCACGGTAACCGTTCCCATCCGTGGTGGCACGCCCGAGGATGTGGAGCGTGGTGTGGCCATCAAGATCGAGGAGTCGCTGCAGTCGGTGAACGGCATCGACCACGTCCGCTCCGTGAGTCAGGACAGCGTGGCCACCGTCACCATCCAGGCGAAGGAGGGTTACCCGGTGACCAAGCTGCTCGACGATGTCAAAATCCAGGTAGACGCCATTCCCTCCTTCCCGGAGCAGGCGGAGAACCCAGTGATCACGGAGACTCGCAGGGAGAATACCGTGCTCTGGGTGGAGCTCTACGGCGATGCACCGGAAGCGGTGCTCAAAGAAACGGCCCGGAAAGTGAGAGATGAGCTGCTGCGACAGCCGGCGATTTCCAATGTCGAAACCTTCGGCGGCAGGGACTACGAGATTTCCATTGAGCCATCGGAAGAAAAACTCCGCCTCTACAACCTGACCTTCACCGAGCTGGCCGATGCCATCAGTAACAATTCGGTGGACCTCGGCGGCGGTGTGGTGCGCTCCGAGCGTGGCGACATTTCATTGCGCTCGAGAGATCAGGCGTATTACAAAAAGGACTTTGAAAATATCCCAGTGCGCACCAATGCCGATGGCACCCGAATCTTCGTCAAGGATGTGGCGGATGTGCGTGATGCCTTTGTCGATCAGGATTACTTGAACCGTTTTCGTGGTAAACCGACGACCAGTTTGAAAATTGTCACCGAGGGCACCGACGATATTCTCAAGGCCGTCGCGCAGGCTCGCAAGGTGGTGAAAGAATACAAGAATCTGCCCGAGGGGGTGGAGATCGCCGGTTGGCTTGATGGCGCGACCAATATCCGCGACCGTCTTGTCCTGTTAGGAAAGAACGGTGGCGTAGGTGTCATTCTGGTGCTGGTCATTCTGATGGTATTCCTCAACCTGCGTCTCGCATTTTGGGTGGCCATCGGGATCCCTGTTTCTCTCGCCGGCGCGGTGACGCTTTTCCCGATTCCGGGCATCGACATGTCGGTGAACGTGATCTCGGCCTTTGGTTTTCTCGTGGTGTTAGGGATCGTGGTGGATGATGCCATCGTCATTGGTGAGTCGATCTACTCGGAAAAAGAACATCAAAAGCACCCCAACGAGCGCGAGAGCCCGATCCGCGCGACCGTGCGAGGGGTCAGCAAGGTGGTCACTCCGGCGACCTTTGGTGTGATCACCACCATCGCCGCCTTCCTGCCGCTGACGCAGGTCAGTGGGCGAATGGGGAATGTCTTCGGCCAGATTGCCACCACGGTGATCTTCTGCCTGATTTTCTCGCTGGTGGAATCGAAGCTCGTGCTTCCTTCCCACCTGGCGCACATCGATGTGCACAAGAAACCGAGGAACGCGATTTCTCGAGCTTGGGCGCGCTTCCAAGAGGCGGTCGCCGGTGGCCTGAAGTGGTTCATCGAGCGGGTTTACAGCCCGACCATCAACACCCTGATCCCATGGCGCTACGCCACTTTTGCGGGGTTCTTGGCGGTGCTCATCGTGGTGTTCTCCCTATTCCCGGCCGGCCAACTGCGCTTTGTCTTTTTCCCTAACATTTATCGCGACAACGCTTCCGTGAACCTGGAACTGGAGCAGGGGCAATCGGTGGAATACTTGCACGCTAACACCCAGCGCATCGCCGATATCGCTCGAGAGCTTGGTGCCCGCTACGAGGAAGAGTATGGGCACAATCCCTTCACGGAAATTCAGATTTCCTCGAGCTCGAACACCTCAAGCTCGATTGCCGTGGAGTTCACCCGATCGACCACACGTGAGTTCTTGCCCACTGAAAAAATCATTCAGGACTGGCGCAAGGCGGTGGGCAATGTGGCGGGCGCTCGCTCGCTTACCCTGACCTCGCGAGCCGGCCCTCCGGGGGGCGATCTGGTGATTAATCTGGAAAGTGAGAACTTGGAAGAACTCAAGGCCGCGGCGGACGACCTCAAGGAAGTCATCGCCACTTATCCAGGAGTCTACGATATCTTGGATACCTTCGACTCCGGTAAACCTGAGATCCTTTACTCGATCACTCCGGCTGGCCAGGCGGCGGATTTGAACAAACTCGATCTTGCTAACAACGTGCGTGATGGCTTCTACGGGCGCGAAGCTCAGCGGGTGCAACGCGGCCGCGATGAGGTCAAGGTGATGGTGCGCTATCCTCTGGAGCAGCGAAGCTCTCTCGACACTCTGCGCGATATGCGCATCCGCAAAGACGATGGAACCACGGTGCCATTCTCCGTGGTGGCGGACACCCATTACTCGGAGTCGCTGGCGTCCATTGAACGCTACGATTACAAACGGGTGGTGGCTGTGGAGGCATCGATTAATAAAGCGGTGACCTCTTCGGAAGAAATTCTCAACCGTCTGGAAGCCGAGTATTTTCCCGAGATGAAATCCCACTACCCGGCGATCTCCATTAGTCAGAGTGGTGAGGCCGAGCAGCGTGCCAAATCGAAGAAATCGCTGCTCACCGGATTCCTCTTCTCGACGATTTTCATCTACATCCTGATCGCCATTCCGCTGAAGAGCTACATCAAACCTCTGATCATCATGTCGGTGATTCCATTCGGTATTATCGGGGCTCTGTTAGGACACTATCTGATGGGGATCCCGGTTTCCATTCTGTCGGTCTTCGGCATCTTGGCACTGTCCGGTGTGGTGGTGAATGACTCCTTGGTGCTGGTGTGTCGCGTGGATGACCTGCGCGAAGAGGGGCTCAGTCTGTTGGACGCCTGCCGTAGGGCAGGGGCCGACCGTTTCCGTGCGATTCTACTGACCTCGCTGACCACCTTCTTCGGTCTGGCTCCGCTGTTGATTGAAACCGAGGTGCAGGCGCAGTTCTTGAAACCGATGGCTGCTTCGTTGGCCTTTGGCATCTTGTTTGCTACGATCATCACACTCTTCCTGCTGCCGCTGTTGATGATCATTGCGAAGGATATCAAAGATGGCGTGCTGGGCTTCTTCCGGGCCTAGCCGGCATGGCTAGCTGTCTTCAACCTCAGACCATGACTTTAGTAAACCTTCCCATCTCGACTCCAGCCTTGCTGTTTCCTGCGGTGAGTCTGCTGTTTCTTTCCTACACCAACCGATTTCTGCATCTCTCGGCACTGATCCGCAAGCTGCACCGAGACTGGTTAGAGCACGACGACCAACTGCTGCTTGTTCAGATTTCCAACCTGAGACGACGTCTGGTGCTGATTCGCTGGATGCAATTGTTGGGGGCTGTCTGCTTGTTCTTGTGTGTATGCTCGATGCTTTCCGTGGTCTTTGGGCTGCCGACACTGGCAGTGAGCACCTTCGTCGTGGCGCTGTGTTTCATGGCCACCTCACTCGCCGGACTGATGGTCGAGGTCTGGATTTCCGGCGGGGCACTGCGCATCATGCTGCGCAGCCTGGAAGAAGGTCGGAACACCTAGTCGGCGCAAAGCGTTAGACCACAGGGTCACGATCGAGGTCCGAGTAGGGGTAGTGACCGGCGTCCTTGAGCTTTTGAATCAGCTGCGCGCCGCCATGCTCGCGGGCGGCGTCCATTTCCGAGCGGAACACTTCGATAACGACCATCACGCCAAAGAGAGCCGATTTCTCCTTGGCCGTCTCGGAGGGGTAGGCATCGAAAAGAAAGCACTTGCCACCGATCTTTTCCATCTCCTTGGGAAACTCGCAGGTCTC
It encodes the following:
- a CDS encoding efflux RND transporter periplasmic adaptor subunit, producing the protein MQNVLKIAVPLLIIGGAFMLGKLLISTKEEPKSRPPVAVVPQVDVTSVALADHRPPVQSFGTVQSYFETSLTAQVSGQIIEVAPKFRVGERVKKGQLLVRLDDTDYQSALATQQANLELQKRTLAEEEILAKQASEDWLASGRKLAKASSFVLRKPQLATAKANIASAEAAIQKALADIDRTQLRAPYDAMVTERNASLGNLATSQSSLGTLVATERAEVRLPLTAEQAVRVDVPSDEDLVLTTPTQPGASWKATLTRTEPTVDPQNQVTYVIAEIENPYAEDKAPLPVGTFVNASIPARVIAQTYQVPEAAVVNDAFVWILDAENKLVKAAAERVYSYESSAYVKIDSQDLESPLQIVTRPLSNFSAGMTVKAAGEAK
- a CDS encoding efflux RND transporter permease subunit, with amino-acid sequence MSPLEKHKFITWFASNPVVANIMMFTILAAGVFTALSVRKEGFPAFAAETVTVTVPIRGGTPEDVERGVAIKIEESLQSVNGIDHVRSVSQDSVATVTIQAKEGYPVTKLLDDVKIQVDAIPSFPEQAENPVITETRRENTVLWVELYGDAPEAVLKETARKVRDELLRQPAISNVETFGGRDYEISIEPSEEKLRLYNLTFTELADAISNNSVDLGGGVVRSERGDISLRSRDQAYYKKDFENIPVRTNADGTRIFVKDVADVRDAFVDQDYLNRFRGKPTTSLKIVTEGTDDILKAVAQARKVVKEYKNLPEGVEIAGWLDGATNIRDRLVLLGKNGGVGVILVLVILMVFLNLRLAFWVAIGIPVSLAGAVTLFPIPGIDMSVNVISAFGFLVVLGIVVDDAIVIGESIYSEKEHQKHPNERESPIRATVRGVSKVVTPATFGVITTIAAFLPLTQVSGRMGNVFGQIATTVIFCLIFSLVESKLVLPSHLAHIDVHKKPRNAISRAWARFQEAVAGGLKWFIERVYSPTINTLIPWRYATFAGFLAVLIVVFSLFPAGQLRFVFFPNIYRDNASVNLELEQGQSVEYLHANTQRIADIARELGARYEEEYGHNPFTEIQISSSSNTSSSIAVEFTRSTTREFLPTEKIIQDWRKAVGNVAGARSLTLTSRAGPPGGDLVINLESENLEELKAAADDLKEVIATYPGVYDILDTFDSGKPEILYSITPAGQAADLNKLDLANNVRDGFYGREAQRVQRGRDEVKVMVRYPLEQRSSLDTLRDMRIRKDDGTTVPFSVVADTHYSESLASIERYDYKRVVAVEASINKAVTSSEEILNRLEAEYFPEMKSHYPAISISQSGEAEQRAKSKKSLLTGFLFSTIFIYILIAIPLKSYIKPLIIMSVIPFGIIGALLGHYLMGIPVSILSVFGILALSGVVVNDSLVLVCRVDDLREEGLSLLDACRRAGADRFRAILLTSLTTFFGLAPLLIETEVQAQFLKPMAASLAFGILFATIITLFLLPLLMIIAKDIKDGVLGFFRA
- a CDS encoding DUF2721 domain-containing protein, which translates into the protein MTLVNLPISTPALLFPAVSLLFLSYTNRFLHLSALIRKLHRDWLEHDDQLLLVQISNLRRRLVLIRWMQLLGAVCLFLCVCSMLSVVFGLPTLAVSTFVVALCFMATSLAGLMVEVWISGGALRIMLRSLEEGRNT